The window AATGAAAGCCCGCGGCCGTCTTGCGAGCGGCGGCGGTCATTTTTTGGAGGACGTCGAATGCGAACGACCCTCATGTCGACGAGCCCGGCGGGCCAGTGGTTTCTCGTCGATGCCAAAGGGCAGGTGCTCGGCCGGTTGGCCAGCCGGATTGCCTCGGTGCTGCGAGGCAAAGCCCGGCCGACGTTCACCCCGTCGATGGGGGGGGACTACGTGATCGTCGTGAACGCCGAGAAGATCCGCCTGACGGGGCGGAAGGCCCAGCAGAAGATGTACTATCGCCACTCGGGGTATCCGAGCGGGATCCGGGCCACTCCGGCCGGTAAGTTGCTTCAGCAGCATCCCGAGACCGTCATCCGCGAGGCGGTGCGT is drawn from bacterium and contains these coding sequences:
- the rplM gene encoding 50S ribosomal protein L13; amino-acid sequence: MRTTLMSTSPAGQWFLVDAKGQVLGRLASRIASVLRGKARPTFTPSMGGDYVIVVNAEKIRLTGRKAQQKMYYRHSGYPSGIRATPAGKLLQQHPETVIREAVRGMLPKNPLGRECLRKLRIYRGEGHRHAAQRPTALQLIASRERDA